A window of the Brassica napus cultivar Da-Ae chromosome C5, Da-Ae, whole genome shotgun sequence genome harbors these coding sequences:
- the LOC106400726 gene encoding uncharacterized protein At3g06530 isoform X4, whose translation MSSLLASQLQAIKAVVQADTEPSKRPYTRPSILFSPKEAADFDIESIYELGLKGLEVLGNKDERFKHFVSDLFSHKSREIDRELLGKEENARIDASISSYLRLLSGYLQFRASLETLEYLIRRYKVHVYNVEDVVLCALPYHDTHAFVRIVQLITTGNTKWKFLDGVKNSGAPPPRSVIVQQCIRDTQVLEALCDYGSRTKKYQPSKPVVSFTTAVVVEVLGSVAKVDGDIVKLILPFVDSGLQSAVKGCLDQQAGALMVVGMLANRASLNDNLIKRFMRSIIDVAREHAKESSDPHWIRLSFMALINLVQLQSVDLIPKKALDLLKEIRDISGVLRGLSKEFNIKKFLTVLLDSLLLYCSSDDQCLETLISIIDSVPVEKLVDHLISKVFSMCMTQYQKNKSDFTSSTSGSWAKKILAVVSKKYSAELRAAVQKFMEDTKGLSKKEDLKLEMLSRMLDGNSDMSLPFVDSKLWFRLHHPKAAVRCAALSSLNGDLKRDISKAENLVTIQDAIVRQLWDDDLAVVQAALSLDQLPNIVTSSSLLDALLHVVKRCVGILQSGLSQNVQLAEDVVALSLKIAVSSFCSQAETTEKVASAMFPFLLVLPKTLNLNLNVLTLGKDVNWPLFRNLGADDGMKKLPIMSGNISSISMDIINSLGEALSLEPDERRIELIESSCNFKLSEVLESCSNMKLTEQERNKLQEGLLIRESVSALNMDVVNKLVEAFMVQPSDVIQWLTVTCQEAPLAKTLFFVVLMQSLHKMSSSSDPSQFLDLFDICFSVLKTEWEELEVAVDLSLKELSKSNCQELLYLLSDTSDFTALNSKILICLFWKLVESFIKLEHTHVSSVFSERLCSGLEDLFFFFATTRSKHVFTEHLHYRVREAKVCPVLFLTRLISREDVPPMVRIESLKCFSYLCSNGNSEWSIQIFSSFPVLLVAISIDNQDVKVAAMNCFEALFNLRCRVDSSKKNGSAAIYSSSCDELLGMIVQQRRLILSDNKFLPSYLTSLFSSTPNDLLAPVDLQKRFDQPTKESILSFILLCAQELPAYGKLRVISLLKGLGISLMRDENVKLLSHLLDKRSQYFIKLDKTSPSMSDTEVALLCLLLECSMMRSALFKEQSLDDDILNALKMDCVASEHPAVISPCLTILEKLSNQYYTELKTDVQIRFFHKLVSMFRGTSGRIQDAAKEAFLRLKISCSTVIHTLDHITQQDNLVIDSLSKKKKQKKSEEDVNGGELLRGEKALCFIASLLDMLLLKKDQAHREFLVGPLFKLLGRSMSDEWVKIASSAEETSVEPLQDVREITHASISSIQQTVLLLLKDIFDSPNMNPLKADITNEINVKMLVEFAHSSNDGVIRNYIFSLFTSVVKIVPDRVLDHIISILTLVGESTVTQIDSHSKSIFEEFISSVIPFWLSKTKSEEQLLEIFVKVLPDIVEHRRRSIVAYLLGVIGEQNGLPSLLVLLFKSLLSRKDSAWLGNVQNSDSFISDVKREWEYAFAVEICQQYTSSTWVSSLVMLLQTISKDSSSKECLFQMRLVLEFIFEKLQDPEFAFAVSLEPRNNISVGIQQELQELMKGCILLPQAVDSTKEKDVTSAVRKEIKMRIHDVLMTVTGVMDLSIYFRVVTSLLKQQSDRNGTKKVLGLISARAKDSTTSKPKHKKRLPNQKRGNPWLNLDEAAVEAFGKMCEEIVNVIVETDEDSDVPAKRAAISTLEVLASRLPSGHPIFSKCLASVAEGISSKNLGVSSSCLRTTGALINVLGPKSLVELPRIMKNLVQQSREVSSASTGDATAEEQLLMMSVLVTLEAVIEKLGGFLNPHLGDIIRLMVLHREYVSDFDKNLKSKANAIRRLLTEKIPVRLTLQPLLRIYDEAVSSGDASLVIAFDMLENLVAKMDRASVVCNHAKIFDQCLAALDIRRQNPATIQNVDDAEKSVINATVTLTKKLTESEFKPLFIRSIDWAESEIVDGSGNESKSVDRSISFYGLVNRLCKAHTSIFVPYFKFMLDGIVSHLTSAGGASVSTTRKKKKAKIQETDDTLPPKRWHLRALVLSSLNNCFLHDTGSLKFLDANNFQVLLKPIVSQLLVEPPSDLKELPNVPSVEEVDELLVTCIGQMAVASGSDLLWKPLNHEVLMQTRSEKLRARLLSLRSVKQMMDNLKEEYLVLLAETIPFLGELLEDVDLSVKSLSQDIITQLEVMSGEDLAQHL comes from the exons TAACACCAAGTGGAAGTTTCTGGATGGGGTGAAAAATTCAGGTGCTCCACCTCCTAGATCGGTTATCGTTCAGCAGTGTATACGTGATACGCAGGTCTTGGAGGCCTTGTGTGACTAT GGATCTCGGACTAAGAAGTACCAGCCTTCAAAACCCGTGGTCAGCTTCACCACAGCTGTTGTCGTCGAGGTTCTTGGTTCTGTTGCAAAGGTTGATGGAGATATCGTGAAGCTGATTTTGCCGTTTGTCGACTCTGGTCTTCAATCTGCTGTGAAAGGATGTTTAGATCAGCAG gcTGGTGCGTTAATGGTTGTTGGTATGCTGGCCAACAGAGCCTCGCTAAATGATAATCTTATCAAGCGTTTTATGAGATCAATCATCGATGTTGCTCGTGAACATGCCAAAGAATCCTCTGATCCTCATTGGATTCGGTTGTCGTTTATGGCATTGATTAATTTGGTTCAG TTGCAGTCTGTGGACTTGATTCCAAAGAAAGCTTTGGACCTTTTAAAGGAAATAAG GGATATTTCTGGTGTTCTTCGAGGCCTGTCCAAAGAGTTCAACATCAAGAAGTTCCTGACAGTGTTACTAGATTCTCTTCTCCTTTACTG TTCCTCAGATGATCAGTGCCTAGAAACTTTAATTTCGATAATTGATAGTGTTCCAGTAGAAAAATTGGTTGATCATTTGATCTCCAAGGTTTTCTCTATGTGTATGACACAATATCAGAAGAACAAAAGTGATTTTACATCTTCTACATCTG GGAGCTGGGCTAAGAAAATTCTAGCTGTTGTTAGTAAGAAGTATTCCGCTGAACTACGTGCAGCAGTACAAAAATTTATGGAG GATACTAAAGGTCTGTCGAAGAAAGAAGATTTGAAGCTGGAGATGTTGTCTCGTATGCTGGATGGGAATTCAGACATGTCCCTGCCGTTCGTGGATTCAAAATTGTGGTTCCGTCTCCACCATCCCAAG GCTGCTGTACGTTGTGCTGCGCTTTCTAGTCTAAACGGTGATCTCAAGCGTGATATATCTAAAGCAGAG AACCTTGTCACAATTCAAGATGCTATTGTGCGCCAGCTTTGGGATGATGATCTGGCTGTTGTTCAGGCCGCCCTGTCCCTTGATCAGTTGCCGAATATAGTAACCTCTTCTAGTCTTCTGGATGCTTTGCTTCATGTGGTGAAACGTTGTGTTGGGATTCTCCAATCAG GTTTATCACAAAATGTTCAACTGGCAGAAGATGTCGTTGCTTTATCCCTTAAAATTGCTGTCTCAAGTTTCTGTAGTCAAGCAGAGACTACTGAGAAAGTCGCCTCTGCAATGTTCCCATTTCTTTTAGTTCTGCCGAAG ACTTTGAATTTAAACCTAAATGTGCTGACATTGGGGAAGGATGTTAACTGGCCACTTTTCAGGAATCTTGGTGCTGATGACGGAATG AAGAAGCTCCCAATCATGTCAGGAAACATATCCTCGATAAGCATGGATATTATTAATAGTTTGGGGGAGGCACTTTCCTTGGAACCTGATGAGCGTAGGATTGAGCTAATTGAGAGTTCTTGCAATTTTAAGCTCTCTGAAGTTTTGGAATCATGCAGCAATATGAAATTGACAGAACAGGAACGCAATAAGTTGCAG GAGGGACTGTTGATCCGCGAAAGTGTGTCTGCATTGAACATGGATGTCGTTAACAAGCTGGTGGAAGCATTTATGGTGCAACCTAGTGACGTTATTCAATGGCTTACTGTCACTTGCCAAGAGGCACCGTTGGCAAAGACGCTGTTCTTTGTGGTGTTGATGCAGTCATTGCACAAGATGAGTTCTTCTTCTG ATCCTAGTCAATTTTTGGATCTTTTCGACATTTGCTTTTCTGTTTTAAAGACCGAGTGGGAAGAACTTGAGGTTGCAGTTGATCTCTCTTTGAAAGAG CTGTCGAAAAGCAACTGCCAAGAACTCTTATATCTACTTTCTGACACCTCTGATTTTACTGCACTGAATTCAAAGATTCTTATCTGCTTGTTTTGGAAGCTGGTTGAGTCCTTCATAAAACTTGAACACACTCATGTCTCTTCG GTTTTTAGCGAAAGGTTGTGTAGCGGACTTGAagacttgtttttcttttttgcaacAACCCGATCAAAGCATGTTTTCACGGAACATCTCCACTACCGTGTGAGAGAAGCCAAAGTCTGTCCCGTTTTGTTTCTCACTCGGCTCATATCACGAGAAG ATGTTCCTCCCATGGTCAGAATTGAAAGTCTCAAATGCTTCTCGTATCTTTGCTCTAATGGAAATAGTGAATGGTCGATTCAGATATTCTCTAGTTTTCCAGTACTTCTGGTTGCCATATCGATTGATAATCAG GACGTTAAAGTAGCTGCTATGAATTGCTTTGAGGCGCTCTTCAACCTACGGTGTCGTGTTGACTCTAGCAAGAAAAATG GGAGTGCTGCAATCTATAGTAGTTCTTGTGATGAACTGTTGGGAATGATTGTTCAACAAAGGAGGCTTATATTGTCGGACAATAAGTTTCTTCCATCCTACTTGACATCGTTGTTCAGTTCAACCCCTAATGACTTACTAGCGCCTGTGGACCTGCAAAAAAG GTTTGATCAACCCACAAAAGAAAGCATTCTTTCGTTCATCTTATTGTGTGCGCAAGAACTTCCTGCTTATGGGAAG CTAAGAGTTATATCACTGCTAAAGGGTCTGGGCATCTCACTTATGCGTGATGAAAATGTTAAGTTATTGTCTCACCTTCTAGACAAACGTAGTCAATACTTCATTAAACTGGATAAAACTTCCCCTTCAATGTCAGACACTGAGGTCGCTTTGTTGTGCCTTCTTCTGGAG TGCTCCATGATGCGTTCAGCGTTGTTCAAAGAGCAGTCTCTTGATGATGATATACTGAACGCATTGAAA ATGGATTGTGTGGCATCAGAGCATCCTGCTGTTATCTCCCCTTGTCTTACTATTTTGGAGAAGTTAAGCAATCAATATTATACAGAACTGAAGACCGACGTTCAG ATTCGTTTCTTCCACAAGCTCGTGTCAATGTTTCGAGGTACAAGTGGCAGAATACAAGATGCTGCTAAAGAAGCTTTCTTACGCCTGAAG ATTTCTTGTTCAACGGTTATCCATACCCTCGATCATATCACTCAGCAGGATAATCTTGTTATTGATTCTttgagcaagaagaagaaacagaagaaaTCAGAAGAAGACGTAAATGGTGGGGAACTTCTAAGAGGAGAAAAGGCTCTCTGTTTCATTGCCTCGTTACTTGACATGCTGCTTCTAAAGAAAGATCAAGCTCACAG GGAGTTCCTTGTAGGGCCTTTGTTTAAGCTCCTAGGAAGATCTATGTCTGATGAATGGGTGAAGATTGCTTCGTCGGCTGAGGAAACCTCAGTTGAACCTCTTCAGGATGTTCGTGAAATAACTCATGCATCTATTTCTTCCATCCAACAGACAGTGCTCTTACTCCTGAAAGATATATTTGATTCTCCGAATATGAATCCTTTGAAG GCTGACATAACAAATGAAATCAATGTCAAAATGCTGGTTGAGTTTGCTCATTCCTCAAATGATGGAGTCATACGGAACTATATCTTCTCCCTCTTCACTTCAGTAGTTAAAATTGTCCCAGATAGAGTTTTGGACCATATCATCAGCATACTTACACTGGTTGGCGAATCAACAGTGACACAG ATTGATAGCCACTCGAAGTCGATCTTTGAGGAGTTTATATCATCGGTTATTCCATTTTGGCTGTCTAAGACTAAAAGTGAGGAGCAGTTGCTGGAG atttttgttAAAGTGTTGCCTGATATTGTTGAGCATAGAAGGCGTTCTATTGTAGCTTACCTGCTGGG AGTTATTGGTGAACAAAATGGCCTGCCTTCTTTACTTGTCCTCTTGTTCAAGTCCCTACTTTCAAGGAAAGACTCAGCTTGGCTTGGTAATGTCCAGAATTCGGATAGTTTTATATCCGATGTTAAGAGGGAGTGGGAGTATGCCTTTGCCGTGGAAATATGCCAACAGTATACTTCTTCAACATGGGTCTCATCCCTGGTCATGCTTCTTCAAACTATCAGCAAAGACAGTTCTAGTAAAGAGTGCTTATTTCAGATGCGGCTTGTCTTAGAATTTATATTCGAGAAATTGCAAGACCCAGAATTTGCATTTGCAGTGTCACTTGAACCAAGAAATAATATTTCAGTTGGCATTCAG CAAGAACTACAGGAGCTTATGAAGGGTTGTATACTTCTCCCGCAAGCTGTTGATTCCACAAAGGAGAAAGATGTGACTTCTGCTGTTAGAAAGGAAATCAAAATGCGTATACATGATGTCCTGATGACTGTTACAGGAGTTATGGATCTGTCTATATATTTCAGAGTTGTTACTAGCTTACTTAAGCAGCAGTCAGATCGTAATGGGACGAAAAAG GTACTTGGGCTTATAAGTGCGAGAGCTAAGGACTCCACTACTTCTAAACCGAAACACAAGAAGAGGCTCCCCAATCAGAAAAGAGGAAATCCTTGGTTGAACCTGGATGAGGCGGCTGTTGAAGCTTTCGGGAAGATGTGCGAGGAAATCGTCAATGTAATTGTTGAGACAGATGAAGATTCAGATGTTCCAGCTAAACGAGCTGCCATTTCTACACTGGAAGTTTTGGCTAGCAGGCTTCCCTCTGGTCACCCGATCTTCAGCAAGTGTCTTGCATCTGTCGCAGAAGGCATCAGCTCAAAGAATCTGGGAGTTTCTTCAAGCTGTCTTCGTACAACCGGTGCGTTGATCAATGTTCTTGGCCCAAAGTCACTCGTTGAACTTCCACGCATAATGAAGAATCTGGTACAACAATCGCGCGAAGTATCATCTGCATCAACTGGAGACGCAACAGCCGAGGAACAGTTGCTTATGATGTCTGTTCTCGTCACTTTGGAAGCAGTGATTGAAAAACTCGGAGGTTTCCTAAATCCCCACCTTGGGGATATCATTAGACTCATGGTGCTGCATCGTGAATATGTTTCTGACTTCGACAAGAACCTTAAATCCAAAGCCAACGCCATCAGGCGACTCCTTACTGAAAAAATACCA GTCCGCCTCACTCTGCAACCTCTTCTACGAATATACGATGAGGCTGTTAGTTCTGGCGATGCAAGTTTGGTGATTGCTTTCGATATGCTAGAGAATCTAGTCGCAAAAATGGATAGAGCATCTGTTGTTTGCAACCATGCAAAGATTTTCGACCAATGCTTAGCTGCCTTAGATATCCGACGCCAAAATCCAGCAACAATTCAGAACGTTGATGATGCGGAGAAAAGTGTAATCAATGCGACGGTTACACTCACAAAGAAGCTAACCGAGTCTGAGTTCAAACCCCTCTTTATCAGGAGTATCGATTGGGCAGAGTCAGAGATTGTAGATGGATCTGGGAATGAAAGCAAGAGCGTCGACAGATCTATCTCTTTCTATGGTCTGGTGAATAGACTCTGCAAGGCTCACAC GTCGATCTTTGTACCGTATTTCAAATTCATGCTTGACGGTATTGTATCGCATCTCACCAGTGCGGGAGGAGCATCAGTTTCAACAAcgaggaagaaaaagaaagccAAAATTCAGGAAACGGATGATACTCTACCACCAAAACGCTGGCATCTTAGGGCGTTGGTGCTTTCTTCTTTGAATAACTGCTTTTTGCATGATACTGGAAGCTTGAAGTTTCTCGACGCAAATAACTTCCAG GTGCTATTGAAGCCTATAGTATCACAGCTTCTTGTTGAACCGCCATCTGATTTGAAGGagcttccaaatgtaccatctGTAGAAGAGGTTGATGAGTTGCTGGTCACATGCATCGGTCAAATGGCTGTAGCCTCGGGCTCTGATCTCCTCTGGAAACCACTCAACCACGAG GTGCTAATGCAAACAAGGAGTGAGAAGTTGCGTGCGAGGT